CATCAGGTGAGTTTTCTTCCACATTAGGTGAATTTGTACCCAAATAAGTGAGTTTGTTTATCTTGTTTTGTCTATCTTTTCTCCCATGTCCTTGGCGTCCACCATCCTCCTCCACTCGCCGCCACACTTGGTTCCACCTTGGCCAACTCCACCACTGCCATCTACCACCGGGTGCCAAACCGGAGATCCAATGTTCGATTGTATTTTCTAGAAGAAACCAGAGCTTTGTTGAAGCCTCTGCTTCTCTAGAAGCTCGGTCCACAGCAGTGGTGCCTCGCCGCAACCCAAGCCTGTGACCaccttctcttcttttcttactGGCCGATTATAGGTTGTAAGGGGTGGACTTGTATAGATCTGGTGCTTCAACGTCGAAAGCAACAACTTCAGCCTCCACCTACAGCTCCGGCTACGGATCCAACCATGGTCTCCACCCTGTTGGACTCCGTGCTCAGTCTCAGCTCAGTTTGGTTTCCCGTTTGGTTCCCTATCTTTCACCACATCCGTCGTTCCATCGTCCATTTGTCAGCTTCTGTTGCTGTATGTTTGAAATCTACAGATCCCCTCATCCCTGTGCTCTTAGAGCTGCTGGTTTGACCCCTATTTGTGCCTCCGAAGTCTGAAGCCATGCCGCTAGTTGCACCCATTGCTGCACTGCAACTCCGGCAAAGCCGATGTGTTGTATAAAGGGAGCGCTGGTTAAAAAGTATATCAAGATATTCTTCGCTCAGAAGTTAAGGCCTATGTTATCTTGGAGTTTTAGGGGCTTCTGTATGTCCATATGGATTTTACTTCATGTTTTAGCTGAGTGTATCAGTTGAGTGTGCATGCCTGTTCTTCACTTTCTTAGGGTTTGTGCATTGTTGTGGCACTCTTAGAGATAATTTCTCGCATGTTGTAAGTGCCGTGAGGAAATCCTTTGGGTTGTATTCCATTCAtctttacccaaaaaaaaatcaccctaattttctttttttcctttttaattttttgatggTCCTTAATCTTTCatttagggatgacaatgggtagatATGGGtaaggtactatagtacctatcTCCATACCCGCATTTTCAAAAAGTACCTCTACCCGCCCCCATACCTGTGTGGGTATCAACATGAGTGTCTATCCCCATACCCTCTGACACCTATATGCTCGTACCtgttacccgcaatttagcgtACTAAATTTTAACTTTCACATTTTTTCAATggaaaatcaaaatatattagctattataaataaaagaattaattaaaaatacaaaagatcATCCATATATTTTCTAAGTAAAATCATTCAAAtaagtattttttaaaaagagaaTAAGCGAAAAAAGTTAAGCTCTAAATTTATAACTTTAGATTTGTTAATAAACTCTATAATTATAGAttactaatttaatttaaaaataagtgagtAGAAATTAACaaccatatttttttttgataggcaatggaattatattgaatagaagtacaaaggggtacttcaacccaatacaagaaagtagagaaaaaaaacaacaagctagataaaagaaaaaatacaagACAACAACCCTACAAAGATCAATACTACCCACCCCCACGGCCCCACTTCCTTGAGAATAGACAATATAAAATAGgcttcattaaaaccttactaggataaaatcccattgggaaaacctagaaaggaaaaaagtccccattttataaaatcaagaggaaattccaaggaAGTTTACAATAAGTTATAAACCCCATCCTAAAAACCACCCCAGAACCAAATACCAGCCCTTCCAATTGCATAGCCTCCAACAAATAAGAAACTAGAAGTCTATTCCAATCATACTTGTTTTTTAACAACCATATaaccatatatataatattaagacttcacttacttattttttaaaataagttataCTCTAAGTTTATTAACAAACTACCAATTTGTGCATGTTCATAATATgtatgtgtgcgggtatgagGCGGGTCGGGTACTATAGTATCTGTACCCACACCTATACCCACTTCTTTTTGTGGGTATTTATTGATATCCAACGCCATACCCATATAGCGGACTTTTATACTATCCATTGACATCGTGGGTATTTTTTGCTAGTACCCATAGGGTCTTGGACCCATTTCCATCATGTGTTGTATTGTGACAATTTCAACCAAACAAAGTTTGCTGCAGCATACCAAATTTTCTGAACTATAAACTACAAATTCACTCATTCCGAGCTTCTTTGTTTTATGGGGTTTTTAAGGATGGTCTTTAGAGttttacatcatattttgtGTTGTTTATATATGTCAGCTAAGTGTGCATGCttgttattaatttatttagttgTTGTGCATTGCTGAATCACTCTAAAAATTATCTCATATGTTGTAAATGTCGTTTGACAACCTTGAGTGTTTTAATTCCATACAccattaataaaaaattgtaaCAATTGAAAGTTGGAACGTTAGAAACACCATATAAAAGTAAGgtacaaagaaaaaagaaagaaagcatTGAGAATCTTATAAGTGATAATTTGATacgtttgatttttttttttaatgaaaactgTAATAGAATTAAGATGAAGATGACGTAGAGGCCAAAATATCAGGGTGCACAAAAGGCATGACGCCGGCAAGATCATCCTCGACGTTTGATTAAATGAATTGAAAAGTTATAGAATTGTAGCAAATTAGAAATGAGAACTGATGAAACATCTTGAAACGAATCTCAAATGGTGTAGTTCTCAGGTTTCTTTTTATTAACAAAAATCCCCTTCAATGGTGATTATTTATCTTATCTAACAATTCTTCACTTTTTGTTTCAATCTAGTAAAAGCTCTTCTGAAATTTGAGTCTTTATATAACTTTTTGCATGTCTAATTTTCTCTTCAATGTACGTATCTAAATATGTGAAACTCTAGCACCAACTAACAAAGGTTTTTAcgcccaaaaaaaaatataaaataggaAGTTAATTATCAATGAAGTCTCCCATTGAGAGTTCTATATTTCAAAATATCCCTGTATAGAACTGCCCTGTTAGGAGGCATGGTGTCCTCTAATTTCGGCCCTTGCCTCCTTTTCTGAATATTCTCCATGACCCTAACCTCGTCAGCCTTCACCCTCTGTGCCCTTGTCACGTTTCTACTATTTCTATTACCCTTGTTCTCTAATTGAAGTTTCAACCCTTGTTTTGCAAACCGCACCTTCTTCTTTGCTTGATGTTTCTCAGAACCTTGCAAATGCAAATGAAAAAAAACTTATCACATTATATATGCTCTTTGAAGTATCTAAAGAATAGATCAAAATCATTTGTCACCATTTCCGGTTCAATTTTTCCGTCTCATCAACAAAATTTTATGATCAtgacaataaaaaatatatttgtaaATTGTAAGTGACATGTTCAAATTTCATCTTGAAATGATATAGAAATAACCTTTTTATGACGATCTACAGATTTCGTAATTAAAGTGGAAACATATTAAAATTTGAAGAATGAAAATGACCATACCACTCAAATTCTTGTGGCCGTTGGGGTATAACATACCACccatttcaaactcaaatttctTCATGAAGTTAGATAGTATGCGTTTATGGACTTGATGAACCAAGAAGACCATGCTTCCGGAAACAGCAAACACAGCCATCAATCCAAATCTCATGGAGTTCTCCATCTTTCTTTCTGATTGGGCTTTTGGTTTGTGTTACATTGATGTGAATTGCATAGACATCATGTATCCTCCAAGAAATGATGAACAGGGAAAAGGGTAGGTGGGAAGAAAGAGAGAATGAATCATTTTTGTGATGATGAGGGAGGAAATAATGACGGGTATATAGCGGTTATTGATCGATGGTGCTTAAATATGGAATGAGAGAAATGGACGATATTCACAACACAAGAATCTCTTTTTGTTTACCTATTTTAAAACCATGAAAATTCAACAATGAATAATCCCAAGATAGGAAAAGCCTTAAATAGTAAATCTGAATCATGATTATTCAACAATGAACAATctctttttttatattttgataattttgGGCCCTCATTCCATCTAGAATCTATCGATTGTATCCATAAAGTGTCTCTCAATATGCATCAGCCTGCTAAATTCTCGGATAGATTTCTCATTGTaaaattagtatattattataaatagtaTTGTGTTTATAGGATTACTGACATTACCATAAAAATATTGAACCTTATTTAGGTTAGAATTAGATAATAAAAATGTTTTCTCTAAATATTTATGATGCATCGAACAAATACATCTATCTTAGCTTGTGGCTTATATGTGATGATTAAGAGGCCATCAAAGCTTTAAAACATCTTATTTCACGGTTTCAAAAAATCTTATTTCACAAAAAATAAAGATTGATGTACACTCAATAAATATAAACCTCTAGAGAGATAAGaatagataaaaaaataagTGATAGATACGATGTAACCGGAAAAGTGAAATAGAGAGAAATAAAAGTATCACAAGATATATGCACAGAGTAGTAATTTATGAATCATTCTTgtttaaaaactaagaacttGAGCCCTTAGCATTACTCTCTTGAATTGAGATGACTCAACAAACGACAAACATTGCTATCTCTCATAACTTCATAACAAGTATGCCCTTCATATGTTCATCAAGATGAAGACATAAACTACCATGAAATATTCAACATTTAGTCCGAACTTGTATaccataaaacaataacaacacTCAAATacacttttttctttctatttctctcttcctaTATTATAttacatcacatatcatatgtATTACTTTTTAATCATTTATTCATATATTTTCGTGTCTACGCCAAAAAGAGTGATTCACCGTTCAACCTAGGTCTTAGCCCACAAACAACCAGGTTATTTTGAGTATTTTTCTCTCCAAAGGTTTGTTTGTCTATTAAATAGACATAAACAGTGTTTCTCTACATAAAACGATCACAGGAAATGTTTAAATGAGGCAAATTCAACTATTCAACATCATTCATTTTTAAACCATGTATTAAAGCTCAGAAAAGCGCCTTATGGAAGCAAACAATCTCCTTCACAAACTCATAATCAAACCCATCTCTCTTTTTTCTACTATGCCAACAACATCACTGCTTTGTTATAATGATACATGCTTTTATTAAAAAGAATTAAAAGGCTATAATAGGATAAAGATACTGAAAATTGCAGGTAACAAAGGACAAGTATTTTGCATTGGAGAAGCTAAGCCAGGCTAACATGAGTTAGGCTGAACTTGAGATTACAACAAAAGAAAATACAATGTAAGAGAGAGTTGTTACAAAACAAATATCAGAACTAAGTTAGTGCCTTCTACAAGATAAGGTGACTTGTTGATTTAAAAATCCAATAATGCATATAAACTATAAACTGCGCAAATCAATTTGCACACAGTGTATACAATTCTGTAAAGAATAGGGTTTAAACTATAAACTGCGCAGACCAATTTGCGCACTGTGTATACAAAGTCAGTAAAGAATAGGGccaattaaaaaatgaaagaaaattaacGATTTTAGATATAGCCTAGAATCAATCCCCTGTACCAATGATCTTCAGCACTCCACAAATCTTCAACGGATACGGTTGAAATCAGCAAAAGGCTCGCGGTTTGGCTTTGAGGATGGTTTGCTTGCTTCTGGAGTTCCAAAGACATTCCAGAATCGAAGAGTCTCATCAGCTGCTGCAGAGGCCACAGTACACCCATCTGGACTCTGAGCCATGTACAGCACCCTGGAGGTATGACCATTGAGCTCTGCCATCTTCAGCATAGAAGGGTATTTCCAGAGAGTGAGCTGGTTCTGGGTGAAACCGTGCGAGCTAAGCAACTCTCGCTCACTCTTGCTCCAAAGAAGGGCACACACCTGAGAGCCAGTGTTGACAGTGTTCAGGCATGCACCAGTATGTGTGTTCCAAAACTTGATGCACTGGTCACTCCCTCCTCCACCAGAAGCTAGAAGATTTCCCTGAAATGGACACCAGGCCAGTGCCTTCACAGCAGCTACATGCTCCTCAAACCGGTGTAGCCAGCGGGTCGGCGTGTTGGAAGAGGCCCTTGACCTGTCCCATATGTGAACAAGATTATCATTGCCTCCACTCGCCAATTGTTGTCCTGAGGGAGACCATTTGAGCCCACACACCTCCTGGTTGTGTCCCCTGTAGGTTTCAACAATGTGAGACCTTATTCTCACATCATTGTTAACCACCCTACCCTCCATTCCTCCTGTGGACAGGATGTGATTGTTCCATGCCAGTGATCCTACTCTTGCTCGATGTCCACCCCTGAGTACTCTCAGCTGCACCCACCAAATCAAACCATGTTAAAAAAACATCATAATGAATAATGAATCAGCAGGAGTTTCAATTTAACAACAATCAACAGTTTAACACAAAGGCTGACAAAGGAAGCATGTTAAAACCATCAGAGTTCATCAGCAGTAGTTTCAATTTTACAATAATTAACAGTTTCACACACAAGATAACAAATGAGAAGCATGACATTTAGTATTTACCAGTCTAGTAGTAGTAGAATCCCACAACTGGACAATGGAATTGTTCAAACCAACAGCTAAATGTCGGCCATCAGGAGCCCAGTTAACACTAGTAATGGGACCTTCTTCCTCATTCACCGTGACAAGTTCTGCAGTGGAGCTATCAGCAGCATTCCAGAGATACACAGTGCTTCCAAGAGCAATGCACAGCACATTACTGCTACCCCAGTCAAGCAAATTCAAGTAGAAGTCATCTGCAATATCAGGGGCATCCAGTGTCCTCTCAGAACTCTGAAAAAAACAACACAGGAATTTTCACAAACAGTTAGAGTGCAATCCCAAACATTCAATATTTTGCTttgaatcaaacacaaacacacacacacaaagccAAAAATACCTGAGGAATGTGTCTGGGCTTGGAAGATTTGgattgaggaggaggaggggagAAGAAATCCTTGGGTATGGCTTCAACAAGTTCAGGCGGCTTGTTCTTGAAGGCCAAGATTCGCGTCCGGTTCATGTTGAAAGCCTCGGCGAGCATTTTCCGGTAAGCTTGTTTGGACGGCGACGTGACCACCGGCTCCTCCTTGTTGTTTCTTCCCTCCGTGAGCATGTAGTGAGCGTAACTGAAGTCCATGGCTGACCTATTCGGAATAAACCTATCCAACTGTTCCCAGAAAACACCAAGAATCAGTGAGAAAACAACAAGAAATTCGTAAAATCAAGGGTTTGATCGGAAAGAAAATCAACAAGAAATTCAAGGGTTTACGTTTTCCTGAGAAGACTTCCTGTGAGGGAAAAGGGATCGGGATTTGAATTTGATCGGAGAAGTCCACGGTCCCGCCGCCGCGTCCATGATCGGAGAAATTTTCCCTGCGAAACAAGAAGATGCGGAGAAAAATCAATGGAAAAAAGAAGATATGATGAAGAAAATCAGTGAATGAATGAGAGAGATGATAAAGTAGAATGATTGATTGTGTTGTGGGCTCAGTCTCGAAGATCGAGAGAGATTTCGCGCGCGCGAGAGAGAATCAGAGAAGATTGGatgtgagaagaagaagaagaagaagaagaagattgtcATCAATATTAGAAACAATGTCGGTTCAATTTAAGTAGCCGTTGAGAATGAAAAACAAATATAAGATTTtgtgatttataatttataaaatatgaattttttctttaaatgaatttttaattaaataaactttcgtaaccaaaaataaactttcacattcttaattcaaattaatagttttaagaaagaattttttcattcaaaaaaaagagTTTTCCAATTTAATATTGTTTCCTATTTGTGCAATTTCCCAaattatttgatgttttttctctttctgaCAGAAACCTAATTCATTGCTTATAGTGCAAGTCTTCAATTTACAAtattagggtttatgttgtgTCATGTGTCCACACGCTGCGAATCGTGTGTTAACCAAGAAGCTTTATGTTGTAGTTATGATTTTGAGGTCTAATATGACAACGTGCAACCAAACATGCGTTGAATATGGTTTTAAGATTAGAGTTTGTTCCAAGGGTCATCTATTTTCATTTTAGAACATCTACTGAATATTAGGGGCATATGTGGATATTAAGACTCCAAATGAGAATTCGCTCTTATGTTAGAGAAGAGTGTCGGGTTTGTAATGCGCAGACATATCACCTATGCCATAAATCGTCCATTGGGCTTCTCATCCACCATGTCAAcccaaaacttttgttgttgtcATGATCAAAGTCACCACTCATTtgagatgatgatggtggtgttTAAGCAATAACGACATTGGTATTGCTAGCCCTAGTGCGAGTCTTATTTTTTCCCGATATGCGAAGAAGACTCATGTGTTATATCCTTCCCTTGGGATGGGTCTTTAAGAGAATCATTTTGATGACATTTGTTAAATATGTGCTACAAGTTATATCTAATACAATATATCACGTAATAAGAAAATGTCATACAAATTTTccatatgaattaaaaaaaatattaaaaactaaCCTCTGTGAGACCTCAAAAAAATAAGCTCACTAGCATACAAAAGAGGTTTGCTAAACtgcaaaacaataaaaaatatgaaaactaTGGActaaaaaaactataaaagaaaaaacgaGAAACTAACCTTTAACGTgggcctttcaaaaaaaaaaacctttagcGTGGGCAAAAGGTAGAATAGGCGTGAAAATAATGTTATTTCCAAAGTTATATATAGGTTACCACCTGtttattatgagtttatttataGACTGTTGACGATTTTGGCTGTCAGAAAATATTTACTGACGGCTAAATGATACAAATTTTATAAAAGATTGATCTATTCACCATGCTTTACATTTTGAAAAAGATTTAAGCCCCCCATGCAATTATAAATATGAAAAAGATATACAATTTGTTCTGTTCAACAAAATTAGTAGGGCCTACTAAATTATAGTCGAACACAGAGAAATTAATAGATTTAGTTCAAAGTTATATTTTGGGAGCTTAATTCTCAAACGTTACAAATATGCAGCATAGATATATTGAATTCTAACCACCGGAGTTACAAGATTGAGTTAATGTAACACTTCTAATAAAAAGAGTTCCTTTCCAAGAGTTTAaagttgcaaaaaaaaaaacatctctTCTCTAAACTTTGACCATATTATGTAGCATATTTGGAAATCATTTTACAATTATAAGTCTTAATCAATTCTGAAGAACAACTTCTGTAAATAGCTTCTTGAGTGCCGGAATCGATTTTGAGGAAAAATAAActcatccaaacatgttattacTTATGTGCTTGTGATAACATTCAACATGCTTTGATTATATTGCTTGAACATGCCAAATGAAACACACTATACATGCACAAGACTAGGCAAATTACTAAGGACCAGAAGCTGTAACCAACATCCATGCTTTGATGATGAGCCGTGCTTCAATATCACTCTTGCTAGTAGAGACGAAGTGCAACATCTCTGATTGAGACCTGCTATAAGCGTCTTTGGATGCAAACCAATGATCACTCTTTGGagcttatttaattttcttttgtagataagctccaataggTCTATGTCCAAACGAGCTCTATGTCTTGGTTAGTCTTAAGCTCCAGGTTGAAGTTTCATCCGCCGCAGAGAAAGATATGCGAGTAAACGGTAGCCGAAAACCATGGCTATCAGGGCAGCAACCTCGTTGAAACCACTGTCAATTCTGATCCCATTTATGCTAGGTGTTATGTGTTCATATTGCACCTTGAGCAAAAGTTTGTACGTGTGGTAGTTGAAAGATAGGTAGCGAATCCAAGATATAAATATAGGGACTTTCTGTCAAATTTAGTAGCATGTATCAGTCACTTCTACCATTACTACAATACCAAGTATAATTGAATGTTTTCAGCCTAACATTGTGCAATTACCAATAAGTTTGATAAGTTTATCAGATaaacttatgaataagcattAATATATATCTATAAGGTTTTTAAATAAACTTATGAATAAACGCTTATGTGATAAGTGTTTATTAAGTTGTTTACTGTAACACATTCTTCGTCACATAAGCCCAAAATTAATTGGACAAATGTCAAGAAATGAGGATTTTGCATCCCAAGAAAAAGTGGTTAAATTAAGTTTACCTTCACAAAGAAACCTCCAGCCAGCATGAAAGTCATCACAGTCACTGAAGCTAAAGTTGTTGCCCTTTTCAAGTCCATTAGTGTTGCCCCAATAGCAAGTCCAAGCCCCTGCATCACAATCAACCATAATTAGAACTCAGAACTGTAGACCAGGATCGTTTTGGTTTATGTTAATTTTCTTAGCAGTTcgattttgaaattcaaaagcaTACCTGAGCTGCCACAATGCAAAGGAAAACTGTAAGAATGCTGAGGAAAAAGGGCCCTGGACTCAGTCTCAAACCAGCCATGAAATAAACAACTAGCAGGAAAAGCACTGGCAATACCAGATCAAGTGGAAGGTCACTTGTAGTTCTAGCTAAGAAATAAGCACTTAATCTGTACATGTCTGATGCTCTTTCCTTTGCCAGCATGGCTCTCTCTTGAGGAAATGTGAATATTGCTGTGAAAACAGGAAAGAATCCCCAAAAGACTGCTATAAAGAAAAGAAGTCCTGCCTGCAGTGAAGAAATGTGTAGAATTAAGATGTTAACTTGCAAAATGTTCGTACTAGGAAATACAAAAACTTTGGGAGTTATGTAGAATTTGATTATGGCCTTTACTTTGTTCCTGGCTTTCTGCCCTTTAAGATATAGGATTATACTCTAGTCTTTAGAGAAAATAGTTTACTAGCATGTTTACATCAACATCTCTTTCCTCAGAGTTAATTCTAGCACGCAGAAGCTTAAGTGCGAAGCTTCtttccataattgattttggccttagaattaattgtagatgaatatccaaacatgcattaCCTGGTCTTGTAGACCTTTTGGGTTGCTAGAATCTGATTGCCACCATAGTAATCCTAAGATGATTGCAGTGGATAGAACTTGGGTGATTCTCAACCAGCTAAAATAGTCATGTCTCCTTTCTTTGAATCCTCTTGAGAATAATATGAAAAACTGCTCTAACCAACTTGCCCCCCACTGTCTTTTCTGAGAACAAACCTTGGACTTCAAATCTTTGTCAAGGGGGATAGGAACCATTAACTTTTTCTTCTCGGTTTCTGCAACTCGAGTCTCATATGCCTCCACAAGATACTGCTAAAATTCACCAATAATTAGATGGGAAATTTTTCCTCTCATGTGTTTTTTCTAATCATATCAAAATTAATACTCAGAATTTACCTCTTGTACAACTGCAGCTGATGGTTTCCCATTGCATGTTTCAGCTTCTGAATTTCCCATATGTACTTTATCCTTTAATTCTGATGGTACTGAAATATCATTCATGTTTCCATTTGCAAGGTCTAATAAAAACTCTGCTGGGTTCATGGAAATAAGAGGAGAACACCCTATAAGTTTGAAGTAGTCCATTGCTTCAGATGCTTTTCCAAAGTAAAGCAAGCTACCTTTTCCTAGAAGGATCAACTTATCAAATTTATGGAAGAGTCTGCTTGATGGTTGATGAATTGTTGTCACAACAGTTTTACCAGCCTGACATAAGACCAAAAAAGGTAAGTGATAAAGGTTTAAGTACTGATgagaattaaaaaatatatagtgATTATTACAAAGCATGCATAGAATTAGATATTCCTATGAATAGCTAAAAGCCAAATTAGTAATGTGACAGGAAATAAGTTTTTGAATGTTGTCATTGTCAAGATTGTCAATTTTAATCAATAGAAACGGCACGCTAAGTCCTATGATTTGTCTGATATATTATTTCTAAGAGAAAGTTTGATATTTATGTGTATTTTTAAATTGGGACTGTGGATGCTAAGTTTTCAATCTTATTAATCTTAATGGGGAGAATGAAAACAAATACCTCTGCTATGTCATGTAGCATCTGAACTATTCTCAAGGCTGTTGTGGAATCCAAACCAGATGTTGGTTCATCAAGAAACAGAAGAGAAGGATTGATTAGGATCTCATTTCCAATACAAACTCTCTTCCTCTCTCCACCTGA
This is a stretch of genomic DNA from Lotus japonicus ecotype B-129 chromosome 1, LjGifu_v1.2. It encodes these proteins:
- the LOC130732700 gene encoding uncharacterized protein LOC130732700, coding for MENSMRFGLMAVFAVSGSMVFLVHQVHKRILSNFMKKFEFEMGGMLYPNGHKNLSGSEKHQAKKKVRFAKQGLKLQLENKGNRNSRNVTRAQRVKADEVRVMENIQKRRQGPKLEDTMPPNRAVLYRDILKYRTLNGRLH
- the LOC130730840 gene encoding cell division cycle 20.2, cofactor of APC complex-like, which gives rise to MDAAAGPWTSPIKFKSRSLFPHRKSSQENLDRFIPNRSAMDFSYAHYMLTEGRNNKEEPVVTSPSKQAYRKMLAEAFNMNRTRILAFKNKPPELVEAIPKDFFSPPPPQSKSSKPRHIPQSSERTLDAPDIADDFYLNLLDWGSSNVLCIALGSTVYLWNAADSSTAELVTVNEEEGPITSVNWAPDGRHLAVGLNNSIVQLWDSTTTRLLRVLRGGHRARVGSLAWNNHILSTGGMEGRVVNNDVRIRSHIVETYRGHNQEVCGLKWSPSGQQLASGGNDNLVHIWDRSRASSNTPTRWLHRFEEHVAAVKALAWCPFQGNLLASGGGGSDQCIKFWNTHTGACLNTVNTGSQVCALLWSKSERELLSSHGFTQNQLTLWKYPSMLKMAELNGHTSRVLYMAQSPDGCTVASAAADETLRFWNVFGTPEASKPSSKPNREPFADFNRIR